One segment of Tenrec ecaudatus isolate mTenEca1 chromosome 1, mTenEca1.hap1, whole genome shotgun sequence DNA contains the following:
- the LOC142441690 gene encoding olfactory receptor 2H2-like: protein MVNQSSPVGFLLLGFSEHPGLEKILFVIVLASYFLTLMGNSLIILLSVLDSRLHSPMYFFLSNLSFLDLCFTTSCVPQMLFNLWGPKTISFLGCFVQLFIFLSLGATECIILTVMAFDRYVAVCQPLHYATIIHPRLCWQLAAMAWVVGLVESMIQTRSTLQLPFCPHRQIDNFVCEVPALIRLACGDTTYNEIQMAVASVLILVVPLTLILISYGAIVRAVLRINSAKGRRKAFGTCSSHLIVVTLFYSSVIAVYLQPKSPYAQERAKFFGLFYTVGTPSLNPLIYTLRNKEVKRALMRLLRKDVDPRSR, encoded by the coding sequence ATGGTCAACCAGAGCTCCCCAGTGGGCTTTCTCCTTCTGGGCTTCTCTGAACATCCAGGACTTGAAAAGATTCTCTTTGTGATTGTGTTGGCCTCTTACTTCCTGACTCTAATGGGCAACTCCCTCATCATCCTGCTCTCTGTGCTGGACTCCAGGCTCCACTCCccaatgtacttcttcctctccaacctctccttCTTGGATCTCTGCTTCACCACGAGTTGTGTTCCCCAGATGCTCTTCAACCTCTGGGGCCCCAAAACCATCAGCTTCCTTGGCTGCTTTGTGCAGCTCTTCATCTTCCTCTCTCTGGGGGCCACGGAGTGCATCATCCTGACAGTGATGGCCTTTGACCGCTATGTGGCAGTCTGCCAGCCTCTCCATTATGCCACTATCATCCACCCCCGCCTGTGCTGGCAGCTGGCGGCTATGGCCTGGGTTGTTGGCCTGGTAGAGTCAATGATCCAGACCCGCTCCACCCTCCAACTTCCCTTCTGCCCCCACCGGCAGATAGATAACTTTGTGTGTGAGGTCCCAGCTCTAATCCGCCTCGCCTGTGGAGACACCACCTACAATGAGATCCAGATGGCTGTCGCCAGTGTCCTCATCCTGGTGGTGcccctcaccctcatcctcatTTCTTATGGTGCCATTGTCCGGGCGGTGCTGAGAATTAACTCTGCAAAGGGGAGGAGGAAGGCTTTTGGGACTTGCTCCTCCCACCTCATTGTGGTGACCCTCTTCTACAGCTCAGTCATTGCCGTCTACCTCCAGCCAAAAAGTCCCTATGCCCAAGAGAGGGCCAAGTTCTTTGGCCTCTTCTACACGGTGGGCACTCCTTCACTCAACCCTCTCATCTACACTCTGAGGAACAAGGAGGTCAAGAGGGCATTGATGAGGTTGCTGCGGAAGGATGTGGACCCCAGATCAAGATGA